In Candidatus Omnitrophota bacterium, the DNA window AGCGTTCAGAATATTAGGGGAGTTTCCACTGCCTGAAAGAACTATCAGGATGTCCCCTTCCTTGCCCAATGTCTCCAGCTGGAAAGAAAATATATTTTCGTAACCTATGTCATTTCCAAGACATGTCAAAATAGACTGATTGGCTGTTAAGGCAGTTACCTTTACGCCTATGCCTCTTTTCGTGTTTTTCGTGACTGGGTACAGCAGATCGTTAGCTATGTGTATCGCGTTCGCGGCACTGCCCCCGTTACCGCATAAAAACACATGCCTTTCTTCGTCCCATGCCAGTCTGATATCTTCAGCCAACTTACGAACAGGAGACCAATCAAAAGAAGATAAACAATCGCATAGTCTTTTTTGATAATCCACAAAAATATTATCCTCTTTATCCATGCCGGTCCCCTCCCATAATTATGGCTATTATCTCAAAATACATGCCTTAATTCAACGGATAACTTACA includes these proteins:
- a CDS encoding SIS domain-containing protein; this translates as MDKEDNIFVDYQKRLCDCLSSFDWSPVRKLAEDIRLAWDEERHVFLCGNGGSAANAIHIANDLLYPVTKNTKRGIGVKVTALTANQSILTCLGNDIGYENIFSFQLETLGKEGDILIVLSGSGNSPNILNAVHAAKKKGIKTYGILGFNGGRCLEFLDVPVHFAVNDMQILEDLQLIAGHMLMQWLIKGQIPGKS